In Microcoleus sp. FACHB-672, the genomic stretch AGCTCTGTTACGTCTACCCCTAGCTGATCTTTATACTCATCTGGTGAAACTAGCGGCAGTCCCAGATAAACAATGCGTTCCTTTAATAAAAGGGACGGTAAATCTGGCGGGGGTGTCCTATAGTAGGCATCTCCGTATTGGGTGGATTGAACAGCCTTGATGGGTGAGTTCATTGCTGATGGTTGCCTGAAATGATGACACTATCTCTAACATAGTAGCGTGATGGTGTTAAGGCAGGAGGAACGGTCGAGGAGTAATTTCACTACCGGCAGATGGCATCGTCATTTTCTCGCCCCCTAGCCTATGCTGAGTAGTAATGAGATGGCTCGAAAGCGCTGGCGCTCTGCGTAACGCTAGTATTTGGCTATGATGTCATTCCTATCGGTGTTGAGTTTCGCAGGAACGATTTGATTATGAAAGTAAGTTTGCAACCGGCCTTAAATGATTCTAACGTTGATGCCACTCAGGCAAGCAGCCAGCGTCAGCTATCGATTTCGATCTCTGCGATTGCTGCTGAGATGGATCGCAATGTGCCCCTCAACTTGTGTCTAATTTTGGATCACAGTGGTTCGATGAGTGGGCGACCCCTGGAAACGGTGAAACAGGCAGCGCATCGCCTTGTAGATAGGCTGAATCCGGGTGATCGCCTCTCAGTGGTGGCGTTTGACCACAGGGCTAAAATCATTGTCCCAAATCAGGCGATTGAAGATCGGGGACGGATTAAAAAGCAGATTGATAAACTTCATCCTGAAGGCGGGACGGCGATAGATGAGGGTTTAAAACTGGGGATTGATGAACTAGCTAAAGGTAAAAAAGATAGGATTTCCCAAGCGTTTCTTCTCACAGATGGTGAGAATGAACATGGCGATAATAATCGCTGTTTGAAGCTGGCTCAACTAGCGACTGAGTACAAACTCACGTTGAATACGCTGGGGTTTGGTGATCACTGGAATCAAGATGTTTTGGAAAAGATTTCTGATGCTGCCGGCGGCAATTTGGCTTATATTGAGCGTCCTGATCAAGCGGTAGATGTGTTTAGCCGGCTGTTCAGCCGCATTCAATCGGTGGGACTAACAAATGCTTACCTGCTGCTGTCATTAATGCCGAAGGTGCGCCTCGCGGAACTCAAGCCGATTGCTCAGGTGATCCCCGATGCGATTGAATTGCCGGTGCAGAGAGAGGCTGATCGGATTGTGGTGCGTTTGGGAGACTTGATGAAGGATGCACCGAGAGTAATTTTGGCGAACCTTTACCTTGCTCAACTGGCACAAGGCCGGCAAACGATTGCCAATCTGCAAATCCGTTATGATGACCCTGCTGCCGGTGTTGAAGGTGTGCTCTCAGAAGTGGTGCCGGTGGATGCTAACTTCCAGAGTGTTTACCAGCCGGCAATTAATCCAGAAGTGCAGAAGCACATTCTTGCTTTAGCAAAATACCGGCAAACTCAACTGGCAGAAGCGAAATTACAACAGGGAGATCGAGCCGGTGCCGCTACAATGTTGCAAACGGCTGCAAAAACGGCGCTGCAAATGGGAGATAAAGGTGCAGCGACGGTGTTGCAAAGCAGTGCAACGCAATTGCAATCAGGGGAAGAACTCTCAGAAGCTGATCGCAAGAAAACTCGGATTGTTTCTAAAACTGTTTTGCAATAGGGATGCCGGTGAAAATTTCAGGTCGGTTTTTTTAAGGCAAGGAACGTAAAGGAAATTTTTTCTTTGCGTTCCTTTACTGATTCATTTAGGAATATTTAGTAAAAATAATATCTGCAAGCTTTCAAGATTTGCTCAGGGCCGGCACAGACGAATCGGAAGTTATTTTAATTAACTTATCCTTACCATTTTTTTCACATAAAAAAATTACTGCCCCAGTTTACCGTGTTTAACGCGATATAAAGCTGGGGCAGTTTAATTGTAGTCGGCACAGATTTTCATTTGAAATTTGTGAGCCATTGCCTCCAAATTAGCCAGTAACAGCTGATGCGTGGGGACGGGCAAAAATCATCCGACCGGCAGAGGTTTGCAGTGCGGATGTCACAACGACGCGCAGTTCGCCGCCAATGTGGATGCCGCCTTCTTCAACAACTACCATTGTGCCGTCTTCTAAATAACCCACTCCTTGGGCCGGTTCTTTACCTTCTTTAACGATTTTTAGGTCAATATTATCGCCAGGAAGATAAGTCGGACGCACAGCTTGGGTTAAGTCATTGATATTCAACACCGGCACTTTTTGTACGCTGGCAACTTTACTTAAGTTGTAGTCATTTGTCAGCAAGGTGCCGTTAATTTCTTGTGCCAAACGCACTAATTTAGCATCCACTGTGTTGATATCTTCGTAGTCTGCTGAATGGATCACAATCCGGTCTGGATAAGTTTCCATTAGCCGCTTGAGGATATCCAAACCGCGCCGTCCTCTCACGCGCTTTAAATCGTTAGAAGCATCAGCGACAAGTTGCAATTCCTGTAGCACAAACTGCGGTACAAGAATTTGCCCCTCAAGAAATCCAGTTTCTAGCAGCGGTTCAATGCGACCATCAATAATGCAGCTAGTATCTAAAACTTTAGTTGCCACCGGCTTGAGGGTGCCTTCTGCCATCAGTATGGCTTCCACACTGTTTGGATTGATCAAGCGTAAGAAAGCGCGACCATGACTGTCTGCCAAAGTAACGCCGGTGAAGGCAAACAAGATGCTGCCAACTACAGCCACTAAGGGTTTAATAAAAGCAAACTCACGGGGAATCGGCAGCAAGAAAAGCGGGGCCAGCATTAAGTTGGCGACTAATAAGCCAATGACTAAACCAACCGCACGCGTCAGCAGCATTTCTACCGGCATTTTGCGGATTTGCGTTTCCATCCGCCGATAGGTGGTTTGCGCCGATAAGCCGACGGCAACGCCAATTAGCGCCCCAAAGCCGGTTGTTACCAAACGCAACCCCTCTATGCTCGTTACCTGTTGCATCGTACTGCTAGGAAGCAGTTCTACACCGTAGAAACCGATTCCTGCTACTGCTAGGATGAATGAAAGAATAATGATTGCATCAAGCATCGTTTTGAACCGATAAATTTCGGAGTTAATTTCCAGGGGGGAATGTAGGAGCGAGTAGCTGTTAAACTCATCGCAAAGATAGGATTGGCTTTATTATATCTTTAGAGGTTTTGCATTCTGTTTCCCATTTCCCCCTCAGTAGTAGTAAAGATTCCCGTAACATTTAGCAAATTCTGGTTTTTTACCTCCCTTGAATAGTGCAATAGCTCATACCCCAACGCCTCCCGACTCTTTAACATCAGGTGTTCCGACTGCTGCTTACCTTCACATTCCCTTCTGTCGGCGTCGCTGTTATTACTGCGATTTTCCCGTTTCGATCGTGGGGGATCGCAAAAATGGTGAGAATTCTGGAACAATTCAGCAATATGTTGAGATGCTGTTGCAGGAAGTATACACAACTTCAGAAACTTGTCAACCGCTTCTCCGCTCAAAATCTCTGCCACTAGAGACAATTTTTTTTGGCGGCGGCACTCCCTCTCTGCTTTCAGCCGACCAGATCACGCGTATTTTGGAAGCACTTGACCGGCAGTTTGGCATAGCTACCGGCGCTGAAATTTCGATGGAGATGGACCCAGGAACCTTTACCCTGGAACAACTCGAAGGCTATCGAACGGCTGGGGTCAATCGGGTGAGTTTAGGCGTGCAAGCGTTTCAGGATGAGCTGTTAGGTGTGTGTGGCCGTTCTCATACAGTGTCAGACATTTTAGAAGCGGTGGAAATGCTTCGCCAGGTAGATTTTCAAAATTTCAGTATCGACTTAATTTCTGGGTTGCCGCACCAAAATCTTGATTTGTGGAAAGCTTCGCTAGAAGCGGCGGTGGCAATTTCTCCGGCTCATATTTCAAGTTACGATTTGATCGTTGAGCAAAATACGGCCTTTCATCGCTACTATCAAGCCGGTGTTCAGCCCTTGCCGGGAGATGAAATGGCTGCTCAAATGTACCGGCTAGCACAGCAAATCTTAACCAGTGCCGGTTACAACCATTACGAAATTTCTAATTACGCGAAGCCCGG encodes the following:
- a CDS encoding vWA domain-containing protein; the encoded protein is MKVSLQPALNDSNVDATQASSQRQLSISISAIAAEMDRNVPLNLCLILDHSGSMSGRPLETVKQAAHRLVDRLNPGDRLSVVAFDHRAKIIVPNQAIEDRGRIKKQIDKLHPEGGTAIDEGLKLGIDELAKGKKDRISQAFLLTDGENEHGDNNRCLKLAQLATEYKLTLNTLGFGDHWNQDVLEKISDAAGGNLAYIERPDQAVDVFSRLFSRIQSVGLTNAYLLLSLMPKVRLAELKPIAQVIPDAIELPVQREADRIVVRLGDLMKDAPRVILANLYLAQLAQGRQTIANLQIRYDDPAAGVEGVLSEVVPVDANFQSVYQPAINPEVQKHILALAKYRQTQLAEAKLQQGDRAGAATMLQTAAKTALQMGDKGAATVLQSSATQLQSGEELSEADRKKTRIVSKTVLQ
- a CDS encoding PIN/TRAM domain-containing protein, with the translated sequence MLDAIIILSFILAVAGIGFYGVELLPSSTMQQVTSIEGLRLVTTGFGALIGVAVGLSAQTTYRRMETQIRKMPVEMLLTRAVGLVIGLLVANLMLAPLFLLPIPREFAFIKPLVAVVGSILFAFTGVTLADSHGRAFLRLINPNSVEAILMAEGTLKPVATKVLDTSCIIDGRIEPLLETGFLEGQILVPQFVLQELQLVADASNDLKRVRGRRGLDILKRLMETYPDRIVIHSADYEDINTVDAKLVRLAQEINGTLLTNDYNLSKVASVQKVPVLNINDLTQAVRPTYLPGDNIDLKIVKEGKEPAQGVGYLEDGTMVVVEEGGIHIGGELRVVVTSALQTSAGRMIFARPHASAVTG
- the hemW gene encoding radical SAM family heme chaperone HemW; amino-acid sequence: MNSAIAHTPTPPDSLTSGVPTAAYLHIPFCRRRCYYCDFPVSIVGDRKNGENSGTIQQYVEMLLQEVYTTSETCQPLLRSKSLPLETIFFGGGTPSLLSADQITRILEALDRQFGIATGAEISMEMDPGTFTLEQLEGYRTAGVNRVSLGVQAFQDELLGVCGRSHTVSDILEAVEMLRQVDFQNFSIDLISGLPHQNLDLWKASLEAAVAISPAHISSYDLIVEQNTAFHRYYQAGVQPLPGDEMAAQMYRLAQQILTSAGYNHYEISNYAKPGYQCRHNRVYWQNRPYFGFGMGATSYVQGRRFTRPRKTWEYYEWLHSEGAKQNGASQIEEAGTESFQDILLETLMLGLRLAEGLSLSGLAEKFGTGTLEKILTCLQPYQRQGWVKIVNPDGVAISASLGQNLPTLGQLRLSDPEGFLFSNTILASLFRQFSS